In Dyadobacter sp. NIV53, a single window of DNA contains:
- a CDS encoding response regulator transcription factor produces the protein MIKIVVFDDHKSRREALELLINLQPEMECVGCYENCSGLVQNLATNTPSVVLMDINMPDVGGIEGVRLLQKHYPDINIIMQTVFEEDHTIFECLSAGAHGYILKKSSNEKLIEGIREVQAGGAPMTPSIAARVLNYFNKRKPRAEKKNYDLSKREIDILTGLVKGLSHKMIAAELFISVFTVSNHVKNIYQKLHVHTVSEAVVSAIQNRIV, from the coding sequence ATGATTAAGATTGTAGTATTCGATGACCACAAATCCCGCCGGGAGGCGCTTGAATTACTGATTAACCTGCAGCCCGAAATGGAATGTGTAGGATGCTACGAAAATTGCTCCGGACTTGTACAAAACCTCGCGACCAATACACCATCAGTTGTTTTAATGGATATCAACATGCCGGACGTTGGCGGTATAGAAGGTGTGAGACTACTACAGAAGCATTATCCTGATATAAATATTATTATGCAGACGGTTTTTGAAGAAGACCATACCATATTCGAATGCCTATCGGCAGGTGCCCACGGTTATATCCTGAAAAAATCTTCTAACGAAAAGCTTATTGAAGGGATCCGGGAAGTCCAAGCAGGAGGCGCCCCTATGACTCCGTCGATAGCCGCGCGTGTCCTTAATTATTTTAACAAAAGAAAACCCCGGGCCGAAAAAAAGAATTATGATCTTTCCAAAAGGGAGATTGATATCCTTACCGGACTGGTGAAAGGGTTAAGCCACAAAATGATTGCTGCTGAACTATTCATTTCCGTATTTACCGTAAGCAATCACGTTAAAAATATATACCAGAAACTACACGTCCACACAGTTTCAGAGGCAGTAGTGTCAGCTATTCAAAACCGTATTGTTTGA
- a CDS encoding shikimate dehydrogenase — MKKFAFLVHLRNNYKEDLSVLHPAFGAVPEKFYRLLFRRRPFSPFIWSEVKITPGSSEADGYIIMLPYVAGQLLNQRKFMMPIIKKALKIAAGKGAAIVGLGALTSPITSGGKMLLDNPFTSITNGNAFTAVITFQKTAELIALCPVNKPVVAIVGATGSVGSLVSQLLVKNSLNAGYLLVARNEHRLTGLATLLGKISPFASINTSRDLLDIASADIVVLLTSASDFLLKTEHLKKNAVVLDDTQPRNTHPDLLKERNDIKIIDGGLVSIPGLRFQRHIGLPSGLSYACLAETILLNLSDHEGHFSIGNPTLEQAEYIRELAQNHSHLGFELAIDHTFGKVLV; from the coding sequence ATGAAAAAATTCGCTTTTCTGGTTCATTTGAGGAACAATTATAAGGAAGATTTAAGCGTATTGCACCCGGCTTTCGGTGCAGTTCCGGAGAAGTTTTATCGCCTCCTTTTCCGCAGGCGGCCTTTTTCACCATTCATCTGGAGTGAGGTCAAAATTACGCCTGGCAGTTCGGAGGCCGATGGCTACATCATTATGCTTCCGTATGTTGCCGGCCAATTACTCAACCAGCGAAAATTCATGATGCCAATTATAAAAAAGGCCCTGAAAATAGCAGCAGGTAAAGGTGCCGCTATTGTTGGACTGGGAGCGTTAACATCTCCAATTACTTCTGGCGGAAAAATGTTATTAGATAATCCGTTTACCTCAATTACGAACGGCAACGCGTTTACAGCCGTAATCACATTCCAAAAGACAGCCGAACTGATTGCCCTGTGTCCGGTTAACAAACCTGTCGTCGCTATCGTCGGGGCTACAGGTAGTGTAGGAAGCCTTGTCAGCCAGTTACTTGTAAAAAATTCATTGAATGCCGGCTACCTGCTGGTTGCACGGAATGAGCACAGGCTTACCGGACTTGCAACACTACTGGGAAAAATATCTCCTTTCGCATCCATAAACACATCCAGGGACCTGCTTGATATTGCCAGCGCAGACATTGTTGTTTTACTGACCAGCGCATCCGATTTCCTTTTAAAGACCGAGCATCTGAAAAAAAATGCAGTCGTACTGGATGATACGCAACCCAGGAATACCCATCCCGATTTGCTGAAGGAGCGGAATGATATAAAAATTATCGACGGCGGGCTTGTCTCCATTCCCGGACTACGGTTTCAACGTCATATCGGCCTGCCGTCCGGCCTTTCCTATGCGTGCCTGGCAGAAACCATATTGCTGAACCTGTCGGATCATGAAGGGCATTTTAGTATCGGCAATCCAACGCTTGAACAGGCAGAATATATCCGGGAACTGGCACAAAACCATTCTCACCTGGGTTTTGAACTTGCAATTGATCACACATTTGGAAAAGTACTTGTTTAA
- a CDS encoding glycosyl hydrolase family 95 catalytic domain-containing protein: protein MNIRFSASIFSGKFRLVILVLLVPVLLYAQPKPKHDLHFDKLAQSWDEALPLGNGMLGALVWEKNGKLRFSLDRADVWDMRPMAGLHRKEFSYKWVQEQVQKKDYKPVQQYFDVPYDTEPAPSKIPAGALEFSMPAGVTVRKADVELSGASAVVEWSNGMKLRTFVHATRPEGWFRFEGAGPDFSPELIAPGYSGKIDPNEKPNPVGGDDLARLGYKQGVIKKEKNSITYNQEGWGGFRYEVNVQWKSAGNGNVEGVWSISSHFPAVATVKAAVQISAATVVQNALKGTFTVASDSHLSWWTAFWQKSSIQVPDAQIEKQWYLEQYKFGSAARRGAPPISLQAVWTADNGRIPPWKGDFHHDLNTQLSYWPAYSGNHLEEALGYLDHLDENKNNYLRYTEQFFGTKGLAVPGVTTLDGTEMGGWIQYSLSPTVSGWLAQHYYLQWRYRMDKTFLKNRAYPWFREVCTFFENITVKNQKGERHLPISSSPEIHDNSLEAWFPETTNYDLALIKFTFKAGAELAVAMQDQKQAEKWRKLLAEFPDYARTEKQELMFARNLPYEESHRHFSHLMAIHPLGLIKWEDGESAQKTITNTIALLDKVGPDFWCGYSYAWLANLKARAKNGAGAKEALTIFAKAFCLPNSFHANGDQSKSGYSKFTYRPFTLEGNFAFAAGLQEMMLQSYAGFIEIMPALPAEWKDAEFNNLRAEGAVLVSAKKQNGSISEVSLTAEKEGVAILKIDSQSFNLALSKGVKKIGDDGKFVKLSFPSGGNAVFVKKEI, encoded by the coding sequence ATGAACATCCGATTTTCTGCATCAATCTTTTCCGGTAAATTCCGGCTTGTGATCCTGGTTTTACTTGTACCTGTGCTTCTTTACGCGCAGCCAAAACCTAAACATGACCTGCATTTTGATAAACTGGCACAAAGCTGGGATGAAGCTCTTCCGCTCGGCAATGGGATGTTAGGCGCACTCGTCTGGGAAAAAAACGGGAAACTCCGTTTTTCACTGGATAGGGCCGATGTGTGGGATATGCGTCCGATGGCTGGCCTTCATCGCAAAGAATTCAGCTATAAATGGGTACAGGAACAGGTTCAGAAAAAAGATTACAAACCTGTACAGCAATATTTTGATGTCCCTTATGATACGGAACCAGCGCCATCAAAAATTCCTGCGGGCGCTTTGGAATTTAGTATGCCGGCCGGTGTAACGGTCAGGAAAGCGGATGTGGAATTGTCCGGTGCTTCGGCAGTGGTAGAATGGTCTAACGGTATGAAGCTGCGCACCTTCGTTCATGCGACCAGGCCGGAAGGCTGGTTCCGGTTTGAAGGTGCAGGTCCTGACTTTTCACCAGAACTGATCGCTCCCGGATATAGTGGAAAAATCGATCCGAACGAAAAACCAAACCCTGTGGGTGGCGATGATCTGGCGCGGCTGGGTTATAAACAAGGTGTAATCAAAAAAGAGAAAAACAGCATCACCTATAATCAGGAAGGGTGGGGCGGTTTCAGATATGAGGTGAACGTGCAGTGGAAATCTGCTGGAAATGGTAATGTGGAAGGAGTATGGAGCATTTCTTCACATTTTCCGGCGGTCGCCACTGTGAAAGCGGCTGTTCAAATTTCCGCTGCAACTGTGGTTCAGAATGCGTTAAAGGGAACCTTTACAGTAGCATCCGACAGTCATCTTTCATGGTGGACGGCATTCTGGCAGAAATCTTCCATTCAGGTGCCTGATGCACAGATTGAAAAACAATGGTATCTGGAACAATACAAGTTCGGATCAGCGGCCCGGCGTGGCGCTCCGCCAATTTCCCTGCAGGCGGTATGGACTGCCGACAATGGCCGCATTCCACCATGGAAAGGTGATTTTCACCACGACCTCAATACCCAGCTGAGCTATTGGCCGGCATACAGTGGCAACCACCTCGAAGAAGCCTTGGGTTATCTGGATCATTTGGATGAAAACAAAAACAATTATTTACGCTATACCGAACAGTTTTTTGGCACAAAAGGATTGGCAGTGCCGGGTGTAACAACACTGGATGGGACTGAAATGGGCGGTTGGATCCAGTACTCACTTTCGCCGACTGTATCAGGCTGGCTTGCCCAGCATTATTACCTGCAGTGGCGTTACCGCATGGACAAAACTTTTTTGAAAAACCGTGCATATCCGTGGTTCAGAGAGGTGTGCACATTTTTTGAAAATATAACGGTTAAAAATCAGAAGGGCGAGCGTCACCTGCCGATCAGTTCAAGTCCTGAGATCCATGACAATAGTCTGGAAGCCTGGTTTCCCGAAACGACTAATTATGACCTGGCACTGATCAAATTCACTTTTAAGGCTGGTGCCGAACTGGCTGTGGCCATGCAGGATCAGAAGCAGGCTGAGAAATGGAGGAAACTTCTTGCGGAATTCCCTGATTATGCCAGGACCGAAAAACAAGAGCTGATGTTTGCCCGCAACTTGCCTTATGAAGAATCCCACCGGCATTTCTCACATCTGATGGCGATTCACCCGTTAGGACTGATCAAATGGGAAGACGGCGAATCAGCGCAAAAGACAATTACGAACACGATCGCGCTCCTCGACAAAGTTGGCCCTGATTTCTGGTGCGGCTATTCTTATGCATGGCTTGCGAATCTGAAAGCGCGGGCAAAAAACGGGGCAGGAGCAAAGGAAGCCCTAACTATTTTTGCGAAAGCTTTCTGTTTGCCCAATAGTTTTCACGCCAATGGCGATCAGAGCAAATCGGGTTACTCAAAATTCACGTACCGCCCATTTACACTGGAAGGGAATTTTGCTTTTGCTGCCGGTTTGCAGGAAATGATGCTGCAAAGTTATGCAGGTTTCATAGAGATCATGCCGGCTTTACCAGCCGAATGGAAAGATGCAGAATTCAATAATCTGCGTGCCGAAGGCGCTGTGCTGGTGAGTGCAAAAAAACAGAACGGAAGTATTTCGGAAGTAAGCCTGACCGCGGAAAAGGAGGGTGTGGCCATTTTGAAAATTGATTCACAAAGCTTTAACCTCGCTCTTTCTAAAGGGGTTAAAAAGATAGGAGATGACGGAAAGTTCGTAAAACTGTCGTTTCCTTCAGGTGGGAATGCTGTGTTTGTTAAGAAGGAAATTTAA
- a CDS encoding MFS transporter, giving the protein MGVSKSRSLRGLDFINFTLADVRDGIGPFLGIYLLSSQHWNLKDIGLVTSIATFAGVVIQTPAGAFTDRFKNKKIIVGTASLLIGAGTLLILLKPGYTVVVASQVIVGIAATFIAPSIAAMTLGLVGYKKLEQRTGRNEMFNHSGNVTSAVISGLIGYYLGLQGIFIFTLLLSFASVFFLRFIDNEEIDYQLSRGSYSKDKAPGLKSSLNIISNRLFIVFTTCCVLYHFANAAMLPLAGQYIVSANKVDASVYMSACIVLAQLVMVPTAAWCSHKSTSGRKWLMLVCFAALPVRGLLYTLSPNPYFITSVQVLDGFSAGIFGVVSILIVADLTKGSGHFNLANGILITAVGLGASLSNVAGGYIANMFSFKYAFLFLSAVAALAFIICLLFMKETYEPDTQ; this is encoded by the coding sequence ATGGGAGTTTCTAAATCCCGATCGCTACGAGGATTGGATTTTATAAACTTTACACTGGCAGATGTACGCGACGGAATCGGGCCCTTTTTGGGCATTTACCTCCTTTCTTCCCAGCACTGGAATTTAAAAGACATCGGCCTTGTCACCTCCATTGCAACCTTTGCAGGTGTTGTGATCCAGACTCCGGCAGGCGCTTTTACAGACCGGTTTAAAAACAAAAAGATAATAGTCGGAACAGCAAGTCTGCTGATCGGTGCGGGAACGCTGCTTATCCTTTTAAAGCCGGGTTACACAGTTGTTGTCGCCAGTCAGGTAATTGTTGGCATTGCTGCAACCTTCATCGCTCCGTCCATTGCTGCCATGACCCTGGGACTCGTCGGTTATAAAAAGCTCGAGCAACGCACCGGCCGGAATGAAATGTTTAACCACAGCGGAAATGTAACATCTGCGGTCATATCAGGTTTGATCGGCTATTACCTCGGATTGCAGGGAATATTTATTTTCACATTGTTACTCTCATTTGCAAGTGTATTTTTCCTGCGTTTCATTGATAATGAAGAGATAGATTACCAACTTTCAAGGGGCAGTTACTCAAAAGATAAAGCACCAGGCTTAAAGTCTTCCCTGAATATTATTTCAAACAGGCTGTTCATTGTTTTCACAACTTGTTGTGTACTCTATCATTTTGCCAATGCAGCCATGCTTCCTCTTGCCGGACAATACATCGTTTCTGCCAACAAGGTAGATGCGTCAGTTTACATGTCGGCCTGTATTGTCCTTGCTCAGCTGGTTATGGTCCCAACTGCTGCCTGGTGCAGTCATAAATCAACAAGCGGGCGAAAATGGCTGATGCTGGTCTGTTTTGCAGCGTTACCTGTCCGCGGACTGCTTTATACCCTAAGTCCGAATCCTTATTTTATTACATCAGTTCAGGTTCTGGATGGGTTTTCCGCCGGTATTTTCGGCGTAGTCAGCATACTCATCGTTGCTGATTTAACCAAGGGTTCCGGACATTTCAACCTGGCGAATGGAATCCTGATTACTGCTGTCGGACTGGGTGCATCATTAAGCAATGTTGCAGGTGGTTATATTGCAAATATGTTTTCTTTTAAATACGCTTTTTTATTTCTTAGTGCCGTGGCAGCGCTGGCATTTATCATCTGCCTGCTATTTATGAAAGAAACGTACGAACCGGATACACAGTGA
- a CDS encoding DUF4239 domain-containing protein — MISDILNPEVAGRLPATVWCMLFVLLCVLLAQLGLFIFEKFWHTRMAPVYNEVVGIMFSAIGLIYSLILAFVIIAVWDDYEDLNKTIAEEADMLNGIMAHTTTLPDSMQLSIKTAMISYCRQVINDEWQMKGKDAPERPSAIPSLRLALLQIEPSGKREEAIYQVVDQDLSRISDLRRKRLSYVRSQIPALVWFTLQTGSVVLIVFSYFLTMSSEWLKRISLGFFSGYLAMCMFLIYTLDRPFSKEVQVSSQPYANVLMSLEQFYAVNLR, encoded by the coding sequence ATGATCAGCGATATCCTGAACCCGGAAGTCGCAGGAAGACTGCCTGCAACTGTTTGGTGCATGCTCTTCGTACTGCTTTGTGTACTGCTTGCACAGTTGGGCCTGTTTATTTTCGAAAAGTTCTGGCATACCAGGATGGCCCCTGTTTATAATGAGGTGGTTGGGATCATGTTTAGTGCAATCGGCCTGATTTACTCGCTGATACTGGCATTTGTGATCATCGCTGTCTGGGACGACTATGAAGACCTGAACAAGACCATTGCAGAAGAAGCTGATATGCTGAATGGTATTATGGCGCACACTACTACCTTACCCGACAGCATGCAGTTGTCCATCAAAACCGCAATGATAAGTTATTGCAGACAGGTAATAAATGACGAATGGCAGATGAAGGGAAAAGATGCACCTGAGCGGCCAAGTGCCATTCCAAGCCTTAGGCTGGCGTTGCTGCAAATAGAGCCATCCGGCAAGCGCGAAGAAGCCATTTACCAGGTGGTCGACCAGGACCTGAGCCGTATCAGTGACCTGAGAAGAAAACGGCTTAGTTATGTCAGGTCGCAGATACCGGCCCTGGTGTGGTTTACGCTGCAAACCGGAAGTGTAGTCCTGATTGTCTTTTCTTACTTTTTGACCATGTCGTCGGAGTGGCTTAAAAGGATCAGTCTGGGCTTTTTTTCTGGGTATCTGGCCATGTGTATGTTTCTGATTTATACACTTGACCGTCCATTCAGTAAAGAAGTGCAGGTCAGCAGCCAGCCTTATGCCAATGTGCTGATGAGCCTGGAACAATTTTACGCAGTTAACCTAAGATAG
- a CDS encoding response regulator transcription factor: MIRIAIFELNKNRRDALKFLINLQPGMHCIADGEDYAGIFANADSIQPDLVIMDVNALKAGAIQDVRFFRQFFPDTLVVMQKDFEDDEIIFDCILAGAHGYILKTASNAKLIESIREAARDKFLIMPGLAGMMLNYFSKTKMNGRRNVYNLTGSELDILMEMASGISYQMISEKHVIPVGRVSAHIRDIISKLHIHGGAVLNRDGNK; encoded by the coding sequence ATGATCAGGATTGCTATTTTTGAACTGAATAAGAACAGGCGTGATGCTCTAAAATTCCTGATCAATTTGCAGCCCGGAATGCACTGTATTGCTGATGGCGAAGATTATGCCGGGATTTTTGCTAATGCTGACAGTATTCAGCCCGATCTGGTAATCATGGATGTAAATGCGCTGAAAGCTGGTGCAATTCAGGATGTTAGGTTTTTCAGGCAGTTTTTCCCTGATACACTTGTTGTGATGCAAAAAGATTTTGAAGACGATGAAATCATATTTGACTGTATACTGGCTGGTGCACATGGCTATATTCTCAAAACGGCATCCAATGCGAAGCTTATAGAAAGTATCAGGGAAGCAGCGCGGGATAAGTTCCTGATTATGCCCGGCTTAGCTGGCATGATGCTGAATTATTTCAGTAAAACAAAAATGAACGGCAGGCGTAATGTATATAACCTGACAGGATCTGAACTGGATATTCTCATGGAAATGGCAAGCGGAATAAGTTATCAGATGATCTCGGAAAAACATGTGATTCCTGTCGGCAGGGTGAGCGCACATATCAGGGATATCATCAGTAAATTACACATTCATGGCGGGGCGGTATTAAACCGGGATGGTAATAAGTGA